Within the Methanophagales archaeon genome, the region TTGCCCAAAATCCCTGTATGGCATAGCTACCGTACAAATCTTTGGGGCAGGCAGTAATTGCTAGTTTGACAGAAACAAAGGATTTAAGGAGAAGCTTCACAGGTCTCTTTCAATTGAGTAATAAAATTATCCATAATGGCCTTGGTAGAACCAAAACCTAAAAGACCTGGTAAGGTCCTTATATCATAGGTTATAATTGTTTGTTCACCTCTTGAAATAAGTCTTATTTTAATTTCTCTATTGAATTTCTTCTGAATCCCTATTTTCCTTTCAGCTATTATGGTATATTTATATCTTTATAAATTTTTTTGATTTTTAGTTTTTTAGGAAATATTTTAATGGCCTTTTCCCAGACTATATCACGAGGTGCATTAATTAAGGTTTCTGAAAATGCTGGAGTCAAAAAAACAAAAACGATTAAAATACCCAGAATTAATGTTTTTTGTATTTTCATTTTTTCATCTAATACCGAAATAAACCAAGGGAGGTTCAAACCCCCCTTGGTTTAAAATTTTAACTAAAACTTAATACCTAGTTGAGTAAAGAACAAAGAGCTGTTAGTTTCATGGTCTTTAGGATCTCCTCCGCCATATCCTTCATTATAATCATTGTAAGCATAAGCTAAAGACCAGGTGAGATATTCATGAAGGCCGATATTGGCACCAATTGCATATCTATTCCTGGGTATATCATAAATTTCCTGAGCGTCTAAAGAGCCTTCATACCTAAACATCACTTCTACTGGTTTGGGTAAAGGTAAATAATTCTCAAGAGCAGTGCCTACCTCTACTCCCCAGACTCTAGGACGGGCTCCGAGTTTTCCTGAACGAGAGATTTCATCTTTAATAGGTTGCACAACACCCATATATTCGGCTGTAAGATAACACCCACCATATTCAATACTTCCATAACCAGCAATGGCGTCTATATCTCGCTCAGTATAAATAGTCCAAAAATCTGTGCGTTCATAATCTTCCAGACCAGTTCTATGCATTTTATAACCTGTGGAATCAAGCACATTATTAGTATAGGAGGCGCCTATTTCAAATTTATAATCGCCTCTTTCAAGATCGTAACAGACGTTGAAACCATAGGTATCTACTTGCCTATTATCGCTATCGGTCACCTTGGCATAAACCACAAAGCCTTCTAAGGTAAGACTACCCATTCCAGGGATTTCTTTGGTAAATCCAACTACTGCACCTGGGTCCCAAATTTCACCAAAATACATAGTAAATGGCAGGTTGACTAACGGCTCATCTGGGAAATGGGTATATTCTTCTCTTTTGCCAAATGGATAATACATCAAGCCACTTTTGAGATAAAGGGGTATGCTCTCTGTTGGTCCCAGAGTAACATGGCCTTCATCTACATAAAATTCTTCCACCTCAAAAATAGGCACTACCGCAACATTTATCCAGTCAGTCACCTCTGCCTCTATCGCCAGTGCTGCCGTAGTAAGCTGAATTTCTGAATCTTCTACTCTACCACTTCTATTTTTATGACCAATACTTTCTACTTTAAAACCTGTCTCCAATTCTCCGCTAAACTCAATTCTCTTCGCAATAGTATCAATAATGCCTTTTTCCGTTTGAGCAAAACAAAGACTGCTAAAAAACACCAAAACTGCTACTAAAACACCTACTTTCCTCATAACTCCCTCCTCTTTCATTTTTTAATAAATCTGCATAAAAAATCAGCCTTTTTTTCTCTCACCTCCTTTCTTTGAGAAATAAAAAACAGACCAATTTTTCCTATCACAAAAAATTTTTCTTGTCAAGTCAGTCCCAAACCCCAACAGCCCTGAAGAATCAAAACTAAAAAATAAGATAAAAATAGTTAGAGAAGAAGATAAAGCAACATGGGTATGATTTGGGAAAACTTTTCCCTTTGGATAAGTGGAGGAAATGGCAAAGGGGCACAATCTAGAGCATTAGACATTCAGGGGTATTCAAATGTAATACGCATTCTTTTACTCAGATAATTGGCAATAGAATCGTCTAGAAGTGTTCTTCTAAGTTCTTCCCCTAAACTTTGGGCCACATTTTTTATGGCCCCATAACCTTTTTCAATTAGCTTTTTACCCAAAAGCCCATATTCCATAAGTTGAGCTAGCATATGGGCAATCTGTAATAATAAATAAAAATTTTTTACAGCAAAAACATTACTGCCATAGGCATGCTCCAGATTGTACCCCCCTCTTTTTTGCATCTTAAACCCTTGATTTTCAATCTTCCATCTATTTCTACCTCCTTCATTACCAATAATAAAACAATTTTTTTCTGTAATGTTTAAATTGGTAATCCAAACAAATTTCTTAGGCGCTTTATTTTTCTTTGTCTCATAACACGATAAAACATTTACTAGATGGCCCTCATGCTCAATGTCTTTAATCCATTGGTAATCTTGACGGATGTCTTTTTTCCAGTAAGTTAGCCTATTTTTAGGCTCAAGGCGCAAAAGTGCCTCAAATTCCTGATAAACTGTAGGAATAGAGCCCTTTTTAAAGGTAATAATATATTTCCAATTATATTTCTTTATCATCTTCATAACATTCTTATTGGCATAGAGACTGTCTCCACCAATGCAAATCCTCAGTTGTGGAAAAGCGGATTTTATCTTTGGTAAAAGACGGTAAAGGGCATTAAGCTCACAGTCTTGTTTAGATTTGAAAGGTTCATTTTCAATAAATTCAGTTGCTACTGAAAGTGCCATACCAAAGGGCAGGATTAACTTTGCTTCAAGGACAGGATGACAATAAATAACTTCCCCATTTTTAAGCCTTTTCTTTAAACATCGATCACAGTGTCTTTTTGAAAAACTTAAGTATCCTGTCCCATCAATCACAATAAGGTAATATTTCCCCAGAAGACGATACTTTTCAAAGCACTTTTTCCTTATAAGTCCTCTTATCATTGGGATGCGTAGATTAGAAAGATTCTCTGGTGCAAGCTTTGATAAACACGCATTTAATGTATCACCATGGGGTATTTTCTCTGCTCTATACCCAAATACACGCTTGAGGGTTTCTACTACATTTCCTTTATTCAATTGATATTTGATCTGTCTCCTTGCACCCAACTTTAATACAAAAAGAAGAAGGCCTGTTAAGGTCAAATCTTTAAGCTCATAGGTAATTTTATTTTTATCCCTAGGGTCTTTTATGGCCTTAAGCCTTGTAAAAAAGTCAGGGAAAAAATGAAAAACTGTCTTAATAAATGCCCTAAGTGTAGGATTTTTTTTATCCATTTAAGATTAAACGAAAATTTTTATGCAAGGGATA harbors:
- a CDS encoding LbtU family siderophore porin; translation: MRKVGVLVAVLVFFSSLCFAQTEKGIIDTIAKRIEFSGELETGFKVESIGHKNRSGRVEDSEIQLTTAALAIEAEVTDWINVAVVPIFEVEEFYVDEGHVTLGPTESIPLYLKSGLMYYPFGKREEYTHFPDEPLVNLPFTMYFGEIWDPGAVVGFTKEIPGMGSLTLEGFVVYAKVTDSDNRQVDTYGFNVCYDLERGDYKFEIGASYTNNVLDSTGYKMHRTGLEDYERTDFWTIYTERDIDAIAGYGSIEYGGCYLTAEYMGVVQPIKDEISRSGKLGARPRVWGVEVGTALENYLPLPKPVEVMFRYEGSLDAQEIYDIPRNRYAIGANIGLHEYLTWSLAYAYNDYNEGYGGGDPKDHETNSSLFFTQLGIKF